The following proteins are co-located in the Cyprinus carpio isolate SPL01 chromosome B19, ASM1834038v1, whole genome shotgun sequence genome:
- the LOC109082405 gene encoding CMP-N-acetylneuraminate-beta-galactosamide-alpha-2,3-sialyltransferase 1-like isoform X3, producing MRTSVDSTRGGLCACDKCVTDLNDTDWFFMRFNPTVPVMLNRRNGVLRSDVYRWWTGLQTEITKVNYTDVVDTLFSLFPDEEHYSDAGPDRCRTCAVVGNSGNLLGSHYGPLIDLHDFVIRINKGPTEGYEKDVGSKTTHRILYPESAVDLDNSTHLILLPFKIKDMRWLISAFTTKHITRTYTGVRPTVNANRDKVMIIHPGFIKYVYESWLQKHGRYPSTGFLTLISALHICDQVDVFGFGAKSDGTWHHYFDTSLTHFSKGSHGGDFENKTMNELLMLNKISIHKGW from the exons ATGAG AACATCCGTTGATTCCACCCGCGGAGGTCTGTGCGCTTGTGATAAATGTGTCACGGATCTGAACGATACTGATTGGTTCTTCATGCGGTTCAACCCAACTGTTCCAGTTATGCTGAACAGAAGAAACGGTGTGTTACGGTCAGACGTCTACAGATGGTGGACG GGTCTACAAACTGAGATCACTAAGGTTAACTACACAGATGTGGTGGACacattgttttctctctttcctgATGAAGAGCACTACTCAGACGCTGGTCCAGATCGCTGCAGAACCTGTGCTGTGGTGGGAAACTCTGGGAACCTCCTGGGATCCCATTATGGGCCTCTCATAGATCTTCATGACTTTGTCATAAG GATAAATAAGGGTCCAACAGAAGGTTATGAGAAGGATGTGGGCTCTAAGACCACTCACCGGATTCTCTACCCTGAGAGCGCAGTGGATCTAGACAACTCAACCCACCTGATTCTTCTGCCCTTTAAGATTAAAGACATGCGCTGGCTCATCAGTGCCTTCACCACTAAACACATCACACG CACATACACTGGAGTGAGACCTACAGTAAATGCTAATAGAGACAAG GTGATGATCATCCATCCTGGATTCATTAAATACGTCTATGAGAGCTGGCTGCAGAAACATGGCAGATACCCATCCACTGGATTCCTTACACTGATATCCGCACTGCACATCTGTGATCAG GTCGATGTTTTCGGGTTTGGAGCTAAAAGTGATGGGACCTGGCATCATTATTTTGACACAAGCTTGACTCACTTTAGCAAGGGCAGTCATGGCGGAGACTTTGAAAATAAGACCATGAATGAGCTTCTAATGTTAAACAAGATTTCTATACATAAAGGGTGGTAA
- the LOC109082405 gene encoding CMP-N-acetylneuraminate-beta-galactosamide-alpha-2,3-sialyltransferase 1-like isoform X1, translating into MRFLNPLQPVEIMVPFTKRGSYLRVLFTFGFFFLFLLFQNAVIYTFLRTSVDSTRGGLCACDKCVTDLNDTDWFFMRFNPTVPVMLNRRNGVLRSDVYRWWTGLQTEITKVNYTDVVDTLFSLFPDEEHYSDAGPDRCRTCAVVGNSGNLLGSHYGPLIDLHDFVIRINKGPTEGYEKDVGSKTTHRILYPESAVDLDNSTHLILLPFKIKDMRWLISAFTTKHITRTYTGVRPTVNANRDKVMIIHPGFIKYVYESWLQKHGRYPSTGFLTLISALHICDQVDVFGFGAKSDGTWHHYFDTSLTHFSKGSHGGDFENKTMNELLMLNKISIHKGW; encoded by the exons ATGAG GTTTCTAAACCCTCTTCAGCCAGTTGAAATCATGGTTCCTTTCACTAAACGGGGCTCATACCTCAGAGTGCTCTTCACATTtggcttcttttttctttttctgctatTCCAAAACGCGGTGATCTACACTTTCCTCAGAACATCCGTTGATTCCACCCGCGGAGGTCTGTGCGCTTGTGATAAATGTGTCACGGATCTGAACGATACTGATTGGTTCTTCATGCGGTTCAACCCAACTGTTCCAGTTATGCTGAACAGAAGAAACGGTGTGTTACGGTCAGACGTCTACAGATGGTGGACG GGTCTACAAACTGAGATCACTAAGGTTAACTACACAGATGTGGTGGACacattgttttctctctttcctgATGAAGAGCACTACTCAGACGCTGGTCCAGATCGCTGCAGAACCTGTGCTGTGGTGGGAAACTCTGGGAACCTCCTGGGATCCCATTATGGGCCTCTCATAGATCTTCATGACTTTGTCATAAG GATAAATAAGGGTCCAACAGAAGGTTATGAGAAGGATGTGGGCTCTAAGACCACTCACCGGATTCTCTACCCTGAGAGCGCAGTGGATCTAGACAACTCAACCCACCTGATTCTTCTGCCCTTTAAGATTAAAGACATGCGCTGGCTCATCAGTGCCTTCACCACTAAACACATCACACG CACATACACTGGAGTGAGACCTACAGTAAATGCTAATAGAGACAAG GTGATGATCATCCATCCTGGATTCATTAAATACGTCTATGAGAGCTGGCTGCAGAAACATGGCAGATACCCATCCACTGGATTCCTTACACTGATATCCGCACTGCACATCTGTGATCAG GTCGATGTTTTCGGGTTTGGAGCTAAAAGTGATGGGACCTGGCATCATTATTTTGACACAAGCTTGACTCACTTTAGCAAGGGCAGTCATGGCGGAGACTTTGAAAATAAGACCATGAATGAGCTTCTAATGTTAAACAAGATTTCTATACATAAAGGGTGGTAA
- the LOC109082405 gene encoding CMP-N-acetylneuraminate-beta-galactosamide-alpha-2,3-sialyltransferase 1-like isoform X2, which yields MVPFTKRGSYLRVLFTFGFFFLFLLFQNAVIYTFLRTSVDSTRGGLCACDKCVTDLNDTDWFFMRFNPTVPVMLNRRNGVLRSDVYRWWTGLQTEITKVNYTDVVDTLFSLFPDEEHYSDAGPDRCRTCAVVGNSGNLLGSHYGPLIDLHDFVIRINKGPTEGYEKDVGSKTTHRILYPESAVDLDNSTHLILLPFKIKDMRWLISAFTTKHITRTYTGVRPTVNANRDKVMIIHPGFIKYVYESWLQKHGRYPSTGFLTLISALHICDQVDVFGFGAKSDGTWHHYFDTSLTHFSKGSHGGDFENKTMNELLMLNKISIHKGW from the exons ATGGTTCCTTTCACTAAACGGGGCTCATACCTCAGAGTGCTCTTCACATTtggcttcttttttctttttctgctatTCCAAAACGCGGTGATCTACACTTTCCTCAGAACATCCGTTGATTCCACCCGCGGAGGTCTGTGCGCTTGTGATAAATGTGTCACGGATCTGAACGATACTGATTGGTTCTTCATGCGGTTCAACCCAACTGTTCCAGTTATGCTGAACAGAAGAAACGGTGTGTTACGGTCAGACGTCTACAGATGGTGGACG GGTCTACAAACTGAGATCACTAAGGTTAACTACACAGATGTGGTGGACacattgttttctctctttcctgATGAAGAGCACTACTCAGACGCTGGTCCAGATCGCTGCAGAACCTGTGCTGTGGTGGGAAACTCTGGGAACCTCCTGGGATCCCATTATGGGCCTCTCATAGATCTTCATGACTTTGTCATAAG GATAAATAAGGGTCCAACAGAAGGTTATGAGAAGGATGTGGGCTCTAAGACCACTCACCGGATTCTCTACCCTGAGAGCGCAGTGGATCTAGACAACTCAACCCACCTGATTCTTCTGCCCTTTAAGATTAAAGACATGCGCTGGCTCATCAGTGCCTTCACCACTAAACACATCACACG CACATACACTGGAGTGAGACCTACAGTAAATGCTAATAGAGACAAG GTGATGATCATCCATCCTGGATTCATTAAATACGTCTATGAGAGCTGGCTGCAGAAACATGGCAGATACCCATCCACTGGATTCCTTACACTGATATCCGCACTGCACATCTGTGATCAG GTCGATGTTTTCGGGTTTGGAGCTAAAAGTGATGGGACCTGGCATCATTATTTTGACACAAGCTTGACTCACTTTAGCAAGGGCAGTCATGGCGGAGACTTTGAAAATAAGACCATGAATGAGCTTCTAATGTTAAACAAGATTTCTATACATAAAGGGTGGTAA